The nucleotide window CTCGCCACCGTGCCGCTGAAGGCACTGAAAGAGCGTAACAACATCAAGAAGGACGTGGTCGACGACGTCGTGATGGGCGTGGTCGATCCGGTCGGCGAGGCCGGCTCGGATATCGCGCGGTTCGCCGCGATGAACGCAGGCCTCGGCGAAGCGGTGCCCGGCGTGCAGATCTCCAGGTTCTGCGCCTCGGGCCTCGATGCGGTGAACTTCGCCGCGGCGCAGATCATGAGCGGCCAGCACGAATTGGTGATCGGCGGCGGCGCGGAATCGATGAGCCGCATCGGCCTCGGCGCGTCGGGCGGTGCCTGGCCGATGGATCCGTCGATGGCGATTCCGTCCTACTTCATGCCGCAGGGTGTCTCGGCCGACCTGATCGCGACCAAATACGGCTTCTCGCGCGACGACGTCGATGCCTATGCGGTTCGGAGCCAGCAGCTCGCCGCGAAGGCCTGGGACGAAGGCCGGTTCGACAAGTCGGTGGTGCCGGTCAAGGACATCAACGGCCTGACCATCCTGGCCAAGGACGAGCACATGCGCCCCTCGACGACGATGCAGTCGCTGGCGCAGTTGCAGCCGTCGTTCGCGCCGATCGCCGCGATGGGCGGGTTCGACGCGGTGGC belongs to Rhodopseudomonas palustris and includes:
- a CDS encoding acetyl-CoA C-acetyltransferase — encoded protein: MPEAYIYDHVRTPRGRGKADGSLHEVTALALATVPLKALKERNNIKKDVVDDVVMGVVDPVGEAGSDIARFAAMNAGLGEAVPGVQISRFCASGLDAVNFAAAQIMSGQHELVIGGGAESMSRIGLGASGGAWPMDPSMAIPSYFMPQGVSADLIATKYGFSRDDVDAYAVRSQQLAAKAWDEGRFDKSVVPVKDINGLTILAKDEHMRPSTTMQSLAQLQPSFAPIAAMGGFDAVAIQSHPEVEKVNYVHHAGNSSGIVDGAGAVLLGSKEAGEKHGLKPRAKIRAFANIGSEPAMMLTGPVDVTNKLFERSGMKKSDIDLFELNEAFASVVLRYMQAFEIDNDKINVNGGAIALGHPLGATGAMILGTVLDELERTGKATALVTLCIGGGMGTATIIERV